In Leptolyngbya sp. CCY15150, the DNA window AATAATAAAGTCTGCTCTTCCCTTCCTAGCTCTCACGGACGCGATCGCAATGCTTCCAGATCGGCACCGACAATATATTCAAGATTGCGGGTGATCTTATCTAACTCCCAATCCCACCAGGCTATCTCCAGCAGCGCCTCAATCACCTCCTCTGGAAACCGTAGATGGATCACCCTGGACGGATTTCCCCCCACGATCGCATAGGGTGGCACATCCCGCGTCACCACCGCCTTGGCTGCCACGATCGCTCCATGACCTATCGACACCCCCGGCATCACCGTTGCATCATAGCCTAGCCATACATCGTTGCCCACCACCGTGTCGCCCTTGTAGCTCTCCTCTGCCGTGGGAACTACCCGCTCCCAGCCTTGACCAAAAATTCCAAACGGATAGGTGGAAAAGCCTGCCATGCTATGGTTTGCGCCATTCATGATGAAGGTTACCCCACGGGCGATCGCACAAAATTTACCCATGATCAGCTTGTCGCCCATGAAGGGATAGTGGTAGAGCACTCGCCGCTCAAAGTTTTCGGAGTCTTCCGGGTCGTCGTAATAGGTATAGTCACCAATGATGATGTGGGGATTGGAAACCGTATTTTTGATGAAACACACCTGAGGGAAGCCAGGCATCGGGTGGGGGTTGGTCGGATCAGGGTAGGGCATAGGTCATTCCCAATCAAGAGAGCGT includes these proteins:
- a CDS encoding Vat family streptogramin A O-acetyltransferase is translated as MPYPDPTNPHPMPGFPQVCFIKNTVSNPHIIIGDYTYYDDPEDSENFERRVLYHYPFMGDKLIMGKFCAIARGVTFIMNGANHSMAGFSTYPFGIFGQGWERVVPTAEESYKGDTVVGNDVWLGYDATVMPGVSIGHGAIVAAKAVVTRDVPPYAIVGGNPSRVIHLRFPEEVIEALLEIAWWDWELDKITRNLEYIVGADLEALRSRP